Part of the Phycisphaerales bacterium genome, ATCATCCGCGTCGAGATCGACTCCTTCAACGACGGCTGGCTCTTCGGCGTCGACAACATGACCTACTGCTTCGGCGACGACGACTGCTACGCCGACTTCGATGACGACGGTAGCCTGACCATCTTCGACTTCCTGGCGTTCCAGAACGCCTTCGATGGTGGCGACCTGGCAGCCGACTGTGATGGGGACGGCGTCCTCACGCTGTTCGACTTCCTGTGCTTCCAGAACGCCTTCGATGCCGGTTGCGACTAGTCCAGTCCTTCCGTTCTGATGGTTTCTGAGTGTTCGCGGGGCCCCGGAGTGATCCGGGGTCCCGTTTTTCGATTCCCAGCAAGGTCCGCGCGTCCGGCACGTGTTGTGCAATCATCCGTCCCAACGCCGGACGACGACCGAGTCGTTCTGCCCGCCAAAGCCGAAGCTGTTCGACAGGCACACGCCCACGCCGCCCCGATCGCGGAGATCGCGCGCCGCGTTGGGGACGTAGTCGAGATCACACGCCTCGTCGGGCTCGGCGTAGTTGATGGTCGGCGGGAGCCACCCGGTCTGCATCGCACGGATGCACGCGATCAGCTCGACCGCGCCCGCCGCCTGGATGAGGTGCCCCAGCATGCTCTTGACGCTACTCATGGGCACGCTCGGGGCATGCTCGCCGAAGAGCCGCTTCACGGCCCGGGTCTCGATGCCGTCGTTCTCACGCGTTCCCGTGCCGTGCGCCGAGACGTAGTGCACGCCAGGCCGTCCGTTCCCATCGACCGCGGCGGGATCGATCCCGGCTTGTTCGAGCGCCCGGGCCATCGCCCGCCACGCGCCTTCGCCCTCCGGATCGATGTCCGTGATGCGATACGCGTCGGCCGACGAACCATACCCGGCGATCTCGGCCACGGGCGTCGCGCCACGGGCAAGAGCGTGCTCGAGGTCCTCAAGCACGAGCACGCCCGCGCCTTCGCCCATGACGAAGCCGTCGCGCGTCCGGTCGAAGGGTCGAGACGCTCCGGCCGGGTCGTCGCACCGCGTGCTCATGGCCGTCAGCCGGATGAAGCCGGTCATCCCCAGCGGGTGGATCATCGAGTGGCAGCCCCCGCTGACCATCACGTCGGCATCGCCGCGGCAGATGATCTCGGCCGCTTCGCCGATCGCTTGCGTGCTCGCCGCACATGCCGTCATGCAGTTCATGGACGGGCCACGCAGCCCCAATAGCGCCGCCACGTGCGCCAGCGCCATCTGCGGCTCCTGCTCCACCTCACGCATGCGGTCGAGTCCGAGGGCGCCGCGAGCCCAGAGGCCGTCGTCGAGCGATCGGGCATCGGCATTCCATGCGCCGATGCACATCCTGCCAAGTGCGGCGCTGTCCGGGCTGTTCTCGCCCGCGCCCAGGTAGAGGCCCGCCCGCGACATGTCCATGCCATGTCGTTCAAGCCCCGAGTGGGCCCACGCCGCGTCCGCCGCCGCCAACGCGAACGCCGTCCCGCGTCCGGCTGAGGCGTGCCGCTTGGCCCGGTTCCCGAGTGCGAGCGTCAGGTCAAAGGCCTTCACCTCCGCCGCAAAGCTCGTCGCAAAGGCATGCGCGTCGAAGTTCGATATCGGCGCTGCCGCCGACCTGCCGGCCATCAGCGCCTCCCACGCATCGTCCAGCCCGCTTCCCAGGGGCGTCACCCACCCCATGCCCGTGACCACGACCCGACGCTCGCCTCGCATTGACTCGCTCCTGCTTCACGTTGGGGCCGAGCGCCCCGTTCTACGTAGAACACACTAGACCGTTCACGGTCCCGCGCCCCGTTCTGTTGCAGCGCCAAGCGGGATGGTCTACGCAGAACTACGACAGCGAACAAGAATTCTGTTCCATGTCGTGCACAATGCTCTTGACAAAACGCCGCAATCGCGGCATTAGTTATAGTGAGAGAACTTTCGACTCGTTCGTGGGAAGCTGGGGGTAAGTTTTCCAAGCCAGCAAACGCTGGCACGCTCGAAGAAGAAGACCACTCCCAGAAGCGCGGAACGCTGTCGCTGGCGATCACTCGCGGCCGACGCAATGTCGGTTCCGCGACGTTCTATCGCGCCGGCGCGCTCCACGCGACAGGAAGGGAGAGACGAACCCGCGTGTTCGATGCCCTTGCGAATGGAGGAGGCTTGCTGACCCCGGCGCGCCGCTGAGGCCCGCCGGTTGTTTCCGTTTCCTTGGAGCGGTTGGTGCCGTACCGGCCGCGTGACACGTAGCACCTGTATTGGGGGCTTGAAGAGATGGATACCCAGAAGGTTTTGGCCGCCGCCGCGATCCTCGCGGCCGCCGGCACCACGTTTGCCCAGGTTTCTCCCGGTGCGTTCGCGCCCGACGCGACCGACGACATGGAGAGCTACCCGGGAGCTCGTACGTTCCTCACCAGCATCTTCGCCGGCGACGTCGGCGTGGGCGGCGCACTTAGCTTCGCCTCGGTTGATGCCGGCGACTGGCTCGACTTCCGCGCGCCTGGCGGGCCCATCGCGCCCACCAGTGGCACGAAGTTTGGCACGATCTTCGGCTTCGGCTCGGTCGACTTCGACTTCTCGGCCATCGGCGGCGTCACCGCCTTCGGCTTCCAGGCCAGTGCCGCCGGCGTTGGCAGCGACACCATCGACTTCTTCGATCTTGGTGGCGCGCCCATCGGCACCTTCGTCGACGCCGACGGCTACGGCCCCGGCGACGGCACCATGGAAGGCAAGTCCTGGACCTCGACGGTCGCGATCGGCTCGGTCCGCGTCGACGGCCCCGAGACCGCCTTCGACGACTTCGTCTACGCCCAGGGCGACCTGCCGGCGCGCATCGTCCTCTACACCGAGAGCAACGGCGACGACAACGAGATCGCTGCTGCCGACAACCTGGGCCTGAACTACGACCTGATCCGCAGCGACGCCGCCGCCCTCAACGCGGCGCTGGCCAGCGGCGATTATGTCTTCGCCATCATCCACCAGCCGGCCAACAACTTCGCCGCGGGCTTCGATACGGAGCTCGACAACTTCGTCAGCGGTGGCAACCGCGTCCACTTCTCGTTCTGGAACCTCGATGCCGAGCCGGCCCTCCAGGGCACCCTGGGCGTCGACAGCACGGTCGACTTCTTCGCGCCACGTCCGGTCTTCGACAACGCGTCGCACCCCTCGTGGGGCGGCGCCGCCAGCCCGGTCGCCACCGATGGTGACGACTGGAACGACAACGGTGACGCGGTCACCGGCGACGAGGTCGTCTCGACCTTCGACAGCGCGTCGGGCGATGGCGCGACCGTCGTGAGCAACGACAACCGCACGCTCACCAACGCCTTCGAGTACGACTCGATGGAGAGCAGCGGCATGACCGACCTGCTCGAAGCCCAGATTGCCTGGGTTGAGACCGCACCGCCTCCGCCTCCGCCTCCGGGCAGCCAGATCATCCAGTTCCAGGGCGGCGACAGCTTCGGCTACCTCGCCACCGCCGTCAGCGCTGCTGGCATCATCCCGGACCTGGTGCTCGAGAGCGACTTCCCGGGCCTGACCACCGCGCTCAACAACCCCGACTACGGCGTGGCCCTCATCAGCAACCCGTGCTGCTTCTTCGATGCCGGCACCCCCGCGGCCGTCCAGGACTTCCTGGACCGCGGCAACGTCGTCCACCTGTCCTTCTGGAACATGGACGCCGAGCCCGTGCTGCAGAGCGCCATGGGCGTGACCAGCCTCATCGACATCTTCGCGCCGCGTTCGGTCTTCGACAACGCCGGCCACCCGTCGTGGGGCAGCGCCAGCAGCCCGGTCCTTGCCGGTGCAGACACGCTGTGGAACGACAACGGTGACCTGATCACCGGCGTCTCCGGCGGCGCCAGCGTCGTTGGTACCTTCGACTCCACGTCGGGCGATGGCGCCATCGTGATCGCCAACGGCGATGCCAGCCTGCTCAACAGCTTCGACTACGACTCGATGGACGGGTCCGTCGCCGATCTGATCGAGAACCAGCTCCGCTGGCTGCCCACGCCGGGCGACGACTGCTACGCCGACTTCGACGACGATGGCAGCCTGACCATCTTCGACTTCCTCGCCTTCCAGAACGCGTTCGACCTGGGAGACTTGGCGGCCGACTGCGACGAGGACGGCATCCTCACGCTGTTCGACTTCCTCTGCTTCCAGAACGCCTTCGACGCCGGCTGCGACTAAAGCAACAACGCTTCCCCAGTCTGTGTTACGGTCACGATTTAGAACCTTCTGAGTGACCACAGGGGCCCCCGGATGTCCGCCGGGGGCCTTTTCTTTTATCGCGCGCCGTTCGCAGCCGGGCCGGCCATCCCCGCCGCCTCACGCCCGGGCCTGAGCTCGCGAATCAACGCCGCCAGCTCCCGCTGGCCGATCTCCAGCGATGCCATGGCCCGCGTGTTGGCCTCGACCACGCGCAGCACGACGCCCATCGCCTCCTGCTCCTGCGTCAGCCGGCGGTGCGCTTCTTCGATCTGCCGCTCGCGCGCCAGCCCGGCCCGCCGCTCGGTCAGCCACATCCACGCGATCAACCCCGCCATGCCAAACTGCGCCAGCACGCCAGCCACCTCACCCTGCATCGCTA contains:
- a CDS encoding beta-ketoacyl-[acyl-carrier-protein] synthase family protein yields the protein MRGERRVVVTGMGWVTPLGSGLDDAWEALMAGRSAAAPISNFDAHAFATSFAAEVKAFDLTLALGNRAKRHASAGRGTAFALAAADAAWAHSGLERHGMDMSRAGLYLGAGENSPDSAALGRMCIGAWNADARSLDDGLWARGALGLDRMREVEQEPQMALAHVAALLGLRGPSMNCMTACAASTQAIGEAAEIICRGDADVMVSGGCHSMIHPLGMTGFIRLTAMSTRCDDPAGASRPFDRTRDGFVMGEGAGVLVLEDLEHALARGATPVAEIAGYGSSADAYRITDIDPEGEGAWRAMARALEQAGIDPAAVDGNGRPGVHYVSAHGTGTRENDGIETRAVKRLFGEHAPSVPMSSVKSMLGHLIQAAGAVELIACIRAMQTGWLPPTINYAEPDEACDLDYVPNAARDLRDRGGVGVCLSNSFGFGGQNDSVVVRRWDG
- a CDS encoding GC-type dockerin domain-anchored protein — translated: MDTQKVLAAAAILAAAGTTFAQVSPGAFAPDATDDMESYPGARTFLTSIFAGDVGVGGALSFASVDAGDWLDFRAPGGPIAPTSGTKFGTIFGFGSVDFDFSAIGGVTAFGFQASAAGVGSDTIDFFDLGGAPIGTFVDADGYGPGDGTMEGKSWTSTVAIGSVRVDGPETAFDDFVYAQGDLPARIVLYTESNGDDNEIAAADNLGLNYDLIRSDAAALNAALASGDYVFAIIHQPANNFAAGFDTELDNFVSGGNRVHFSFWNLDAEPALQGTLGVDSTVDFFAPRPVFDNASHPSWGGAASPVATDGDDWNDNGDAVTGDEVVSTFDSASGDGATVVSNDNRTLTNAFEYDSMESSGMTDLLEAQIAWVETAPPPPPPPGSQIIQFQGGDSFGYLATAVSAAGIIPDLVLESDFPGLTTALNNPDYGVALISNPCCFFDAGTPAAVQDFLDRGNVVHLSFWNMDAEPVLQSAMGVTSLIDIFAPRSVFDNAGHPSWGSASSPVLAGADTLWNDNGDLITGVSGGASVVGTFDSTSGDGAIVIANGDASLLNSFDYDSMDGSVADLIENQLRWLPTPGDDCYADFDDDGSLTIFDFLAFQNAFDLGDLAADCDEDGILTLFDFLCFQNAFDAGCD